A genomic window from Verrucomicrobiia bacterium includes:
- the ndk gene encoding nucleoside-diphosphate kinase translates to METTLILFKPDALTKNLVGQVLTRFESAALKIRGIKMLQFSDALLQEHYAHIAAKPFFPEVQKFMQQTPVIALALAGDNAVARVRELLGPTDSRKAAKGTIRGDFGVDVMVNVCHASDSPETAAAELKRFFQPGELF, encoded by the coding sequence ATGGAAACGACTTTGATCCTGTTCAAACCTGACGCTCTCACCAAAAACCTCGTCGGCCAGGTGCTCACACGCTTTGAAAGTGCCGCCTTGAAAATCCGCGGCATCAAGATGCTCCAGTTCAGCGACGCGCTGTTGCAGGAGCACTACGCCCACATCGCCGCCAAGCCGTTCTTTCCCGAGGTCCAGAAATTCATGCAGCAAACCCCCGTCATCGCCCTCGCCCTCGCCGGTGACAACGCGGTGGCCCGCGTGCGCGAACTCCTGGGACCAACGGATTCCCGCAAGGCCGCCAAGGGCACAATCCGCGGTGATTTTGGCGTGGATGTGATGGTCAACGTCTGTCACGCCTCCGATTCCCCGGAAACGGCCGCCGCCGAGCTGAAGCGCTTTTTCCAGCCGGGCGAATTGTTCTGA
- a CDS encoding prepilin-type N-terminal cleavage/methylation domain-containing protein, giving the protein MKTNHQAGCLPPFRGFTLIELLVVIAIIAILAAMLLPALSKAKDKAMNTVDLNNNKQIALAANMYTGDNGEFLPNSGWGTGSPCWAYGANITPTTGTSAAGFANALAQQLTYFRQGQLYPYLKAEQVMMCPADKVNTLFYQRGILFTSYVWNGAINGYGSSAGKSFKITQFKPLSVLMWETDERTPFYFNDASSFPDEGISERHGKGATIALFSGSTERINVKGWYGNEFAGTAGQRGGGIPATMLPNRAWCNPATANGRP; this is encoded by the coding sequence ATGAAAACAAACCATCAGGCGGGGTGTCTTCCACCGTTTCGAGGCTTCACCCTCATTGAACTCCTGGTCGTCATCGCCATCATCGCCATTCTGGCCGCGATGTTGTTGCCGGCGCTTTCCAAGGCGAAGGACAAGGCGATGAATACGGTCGATTTGAACAACAACAAGCAAATCGCGCTCGCCGCCAACATGTATACCGGCGACAACGGCGAATTCCTGCCGAACAGCGGCTGGGGCACGGGCTCTCCGTGCTGGGCTTATGGCGCGAACATCACGCCGACCACCGGCACGAGCGCCGCCGGCTTCGCCAATGCCCTGGCGCAGCAGTTGACCTATTTCCGCCAAGGCCAGTTGTATCCCTATCTCAAGGCGGAACAGGTCATGATGTGTCCCGCCGACAAGGTGAACACGCTCTTTTATCAGCGCGGCATTTTGTTCACGAGCTACGTCTGGAACGGCGCCATCAATGGTTACGGTTCCTCAGCCGGAAAATCGTTCAAAATCACCCAGTTCAAACCGCTGTCCGTGTTGATGTGGGAAACGGACGAGCGCACGCCGTTCTACTTCAACGACGCTTCGAGTTTCCCCGACGAAGGCATTTCCGAGCGGCATGGCAAAGGCGCCACGATTGCCCTGTTCTCGGGCAGCACGGAACGCATCAACGTGAAGGGCTGGTATGGCAATGAATTCGCCGGCACGGCGGGCCAGCGCGGCGGCGGCATTCCCGCAACCATGCTGCCCAACCGCGCCTGGTGCAATCCCGCCACCGCCAACGGCCGTCCCTGA